The Suncus etruscus isolate mSunEtr1 chromosome 15, mSunEtr1.pri.cur, whole genome shotgun sequence genome contains the following window.
tccttctttgctttctcttctctgtctttcgtttggttttgggccacacctggcaatgctcagggctgagttctggctctgtgctcaggaatcactcctgacaagtgtccaggggaccttaagggatgcccgggatcaaatctgggtcagccatgggcaaggccagtgccctccctgttATCCTATCACTTCggctttttctctccttccttccacctttcctTTCTCTGTTCACTTTCTCCTGTGTTTATGTCTTTCCGGCTGTGTCTCCCTGTGTCTCCATCCCCATCTGTGTCTCTGGCTCTGTCATGCTTGCTTCTGGCTTTCAGCCCAGGGACACAGAAGGACACAGCCCATCATAGCTAGCCAGAGGGCAGGGCACCAAACCCCCAACCTtaaacccccccaaaatcagAAATGCTTCTGCCCACTGGAGGAATTTGCATTTATTGGAAATTGAGCCAAGGGAATCAGTCATACTTTTTGATCTTATCCAGGCTCAGACATCCTTCAAGTGTCCCCCCAATAACCCCCAGACCCCAGATTCTCTTCATTCTACCTTGAAAGGGGCTGAGTTGTGCTGAGGGCAAGACCTCAGGTTTTTGCtaccttttatgtttttttggtttttggtttacatctggtggtggtgctcagggattactcttggctgtgcactcagggatcacccctggtagtgctcaggggaccctataaggTGCCAAAAATGAAACTTGACTGGACCTCATCCAAGGTCAGCATCCTCTCTACTGTGCCAGCACTCTCCTGCTGTTTCTTCATCCTCAACTGCCTTCTTGTCCACAGTGTACGACCACAGCCAGACTTTGGCCTGCCCAGGTGTGAAGAAGAGGAGCCAGAGTCAGCGGTGGTGGCAGCAGAAGACCACAATGGGTAAGCCCTTACTGTAAAAGTCCACCAATGGcagagccagagtgattgcaTAGCAGGGAgagagttttccttgcacacggccgacctggttttgattcccaacatcccaaatggtcctctgagcttgccaggagtgatttctgagcgaagagccgggaataacccctgagtgccaccggatgtggcaaAAACCCggaaaactcaaaacaaacaaacaaacaaacaaacccaagtcCATCAATGGCAGAGAGCAGGGTAGGATAGGGTTGTGCTTGGTGACAGAGCAGGGACCTGGTTCAGGCACCATCCCTTGCATGACAtagcctctgagtatcaccaggtttggccccaatgACCCctataaaatgaaaggaaggagaaTGTGGTGATCTGAGGATAGTACCATGGGCCAGGGGTCAACTCACTCCTGTCAAACAGCAGCAAGCACAAGACTGAGAAAGGTGCAGaggctagggatcgaacctgggacaTCAGGCCCACGAGGCCCACATTCTACTACGGAGCCATGCCTCACCCTCCATTTGAGGAAAGATCACTCACCTAGCATCTGTACTTTCCTGTACCAGATTGAGAACCAGGAGCAAAAGTTTTAGATGTATTGATAGATATCTTTCCATGCCTATACAGAGTTGTTTGCTTTGGGGACCCTGTGGAATACtaaggattaaacccgggtcagccatgtgcaaggccagagcCCTCCAAATTGTGCTAGCTCTGGCTTCCATTTCTAACATTTTCAGTATTGGTGGAAGCAGGGGGAGGAAACTGTGttgaatgatttctttctttcttttttttttttttgtcacacctggcagtgctcagggattactcctggttctacactcagaaattgctcctggcaggctgggggggccatatgggatgccaggattcaaaccactgtccttctgcatgcaaagcaaaatgtgTTGAGTGATTCTTAAAGTGACCTGTTAGAatcagagcaagagcacagtggccttgtatgtggccaatctgggttcaatccctggcatcccatgtggaatCAGAAACAACATCAAGAgagattcctggggctggagcaatagcacagtggtaagctgtttgccttgcatatggccaatctgacagacccaggttcaattctcagcttcccatatgatcttctgagcctgccaggagtgatttcttagtgcagagccaggagtgacccccgagtgctgctggatgtggctccccacccccaaaggagagattcctgagcttagaggcaggagtaatccctgagcattgctaggtgtgactccaGACCAACCAAACCAAAGTGACTGTATGTCCCTTGTGTTACCTTCCTATGTTCAGTGCTGGGAAAGACAGATGGAGAGATTTAAGAGACCTCTTTATATCCACCTTCTTTTTGTTAAAATAGACAATGGATGTGAAATGCATGTAAGGTGCATTGTGGAAGTCTTTCCTGGAGCGCTGTGTGCTTACCAGGGATCACTTGGCCACCATATTTCTTTGGCTTCAGAACCTTCTTTCTCCCCAGAACTTCAGAAACAGTCACATTGGCTTACTTCCTCTTGCTCTTATTTTCTTAGGTGCATATGTACATTAATGGGCTCCAGATGTGTGTCCTGGCAGCTAGAGCAGCCCGGCTCCACAACATACTGGTCCAGCTCTCTCCCAGGTCCTGGGTGCCACATTCTGATGTGCAAGGGATGTGTTCCAACATGACTGGGTCCTGGCAGGAAGGTTCTGGCTGGTGTCCTTTATGGAGTCCCAGGGTAGGGTAGAGCTCCTGGTGAGCTCCCAGCCAGTTTCCTGGTTACCCCTAGATCATATTGATTCCTTCATTCTCTTCCAGGTCAGTCCCGGCTTCAGAAGAGGCAGAAACGAGGTGGGTTTGTTAAGCAGATCAGGTGTGGTGGGCCTCAATTCTCAGGTCTGAGCTGCCCCGATGGTTCCTAGATGGTCTAGGGGGTCTCAGGCATCAAAACTGGCAGTGGGACCTTCTGCCTGGCCTCAGGGGTCTCTTGAGAGCTGAGCCACATATAGCTCCAAACATGGACCCTCCACCTCCACCCAGGCCCCATATACCCAGCAGTGAGGGTTATCCCTGAGTCCCTGCCATGTTCTGAATGGGGAAAATGCCGCCCCCCCAACACTGCTCTCTGTTGCAGGGTTTAGCAAGGGCACTGGGGGAAGGAATGGAGGTGGATGGGAATGAACAGTCTGGTTAAATGGCCAGTCTGGAGCCTGAGGATACCCGGAGGGAGTCCCAGATGCTCCTTTTCCATCACTGTTGTCACTACAGAACAATGGCATATGCAGTGTTCCCACACAGGATGCCCACCTGGTCTTCATGTGATATTATTTGCCAGGGCATTCTTCACATGGGCACATGATAGGGCTGATCATCACCTCCTGCATCTCCAGGATTATCACACACCACGGTGCTGTTCTGTGGGTCAACAACCGCCCTTCATACCATTATTGTAGACCCATAGACCTTGTACTGTGACCCAGGGTTCCAGAAATCAGACATGTACCATGCAGGTCACCCCAAAGGGTCAGAGGGGACTCTTGGAAAGATGCAAGGTTCATGCCCCAGTATGGATGTTACATGCCTGCACTCTAGCCTTGTGACCTAGGAAGCTTCAGGCTTGATAAAGGACCTTGAAAAATGGCCATCAGGAGCTATAGGGCAATAGGGCAGTGGGGAGAGCTTTTGCCCAGCACACACCAGACTGGGATTCTGACAATGGCAtctcataggatcccccaagccctacaagaagtaatatctgagcacgcagtcaggagtaacttctgagcattgctgggtgtagctttCAAACAAGAAAGGTCTTTAACTAGTATACCCCTTCACCAGATACTAAACTCAGTCCAGCTGTCTGCACAGTTCTGAAATGACCATCTCGACTTGTGCCTTCTGTAGATAGATGAGTTGACACTCACAGAGGCAAAGTACAAGGAAATCATTCATCTGGATGAAAAGCTCAGATAAAGCAAAGAGCAGAACAGAGGAGCCCCAAGAGAAAGATTAAATACACATATGCAGTACTAGTAAAGATATACCaggaggtggtgtgtgtgtgtgtgtgtgtgtgtgtgtgtgtgtgtgtgtgtgattgaagGGTGGAGAGGGAAAGTGGAGGATGAGCGGGTGTAAAgaaggatgggtggatgaatggatgaatcaatggatggatggataatgaTGATAAAGGATGGATGGTAATGTTGGATAGAAGGATGGATAATGATTATGGGTAGAACAATGGATAGGTATATAGATGGAACCATGGGTGTTGAtcaagagagagatagatgcatgATGTTAgaaggatggatggtgatggatggacaATGTACAGTTGGAAAATTGAATTTCCCGTTCAGTTGGTTGAGACCACAAGCTATCAAGCTTGCTTTGCTGGAATACCAAGGGACATAACCTTTAGACCCCCTCAGGTAATGGGGAGGCAGGTGCTGAAGTGAGGGACTCTTCTAAGTATTGAGGGCTTCGCAGAGTCAAGCTAGATGATTCTTTCAGACCACACACATGCATGGAATAGCATTTCCCACTTAAAAACCATCTAAATAATGTGTCCTGTGTTTTTTTCCCTCTCCAGCATGTCCTAAGGTAACCTGAGACAGGAAAACATGAAAGAAGAATTCAGACACCAAGAAACCTCCGAGATGCCCCGCAATCCCAGATCTCACCCCTGCCTCATCCCTGTTAGAGGGTCCCGTCTCCTCCATCCACCTCTGAAACCCATCAGTCTTTCTAGTCATTTGCAAATGAAAACAGCTGAACTACAGCATTCCAGAAAGGGGCCGGCCCCCAGCCCTCAGTCCTTCTGAGATGGTGGCAAAAAAGAGCAAGAGCAAAGTGGTGCCCTTTGACAGGGTGCCCCTGTCACTGGAGACCCTGCCTGGctcctgccccctccccccctccgAGATCTGAGATTCTCCACCCCACTGCACAAAGCCCTGGTCTGtcactcttctctcccctctgtaGATGCCTGCTCActctctggcaggctctgggtttgtttgtttgtttgttgtgccTTTGCCCCCAGCAGGGTGTCCTGGGCATCTAGCCAGGATGCCCCCCATGGCGCCACCATCTCTCCTAACCCCTCTCAGAGTGTCGGGTCCACAGCACAATTGTCGTGTGCTGCCTGTCAGTCTTGTTGGCAGCTGTGAAACCAGCCTCCACCCTCATTCTAGATCATTCTTTGGGCACATACCGGCCAGGCAGTCAGAGTCAAACCTCTGTCTGTCTTCTCCCACTTACCCCAGCCCACCCCCAACACCTCCTCTTCCCCCCACAGTGAGCTTGAGAAACTGACTCTGAAACAGACTTTTCCTGGACATTCTGTAGAGGTGTGGGGGCCTGTACCACTGAGTGGATGGTCATTGGGACTGAGAGCCCCCCGTGCTGCAGGCACAGGAGGCGGGTTCCCCTTTGAGGGAAGAGATGCTTTCCCAGCGAGGGTTCAGACACTGGCCAGCTGGGAGCGAGTTGCCTGTTGCTGGAGGCATGTAAAGTCCATTCCTGAATATGTTGCTCCAGATCTAAGGGAAAGTCTAGCAGACTCTTCAGGTCCTTGGTGAGTGTCCCCAGCCTGGAGTTGTAGAGACTGAGGTTCTGGGCCTCAGTGTATGTTCTTGGGCTGGGCAGGGAACAGGTACCTGGCAACCCAGTATGGACAAGAAGGTGCAGAAGCAGCTACAAAGACCCTTCCTGGTGCCAGTACAACCACCTGGTGGCTGTGTCTTCTGGTGACCGCTAGGAAGCCTTGTACAGGGAGGTCTGGGGGGCTGATCTATTGCATCTCTGCCCTGTTTTCTAAATGTTAGCTTAGGGCCAGCATTTTCGGAGCAACATGGCCTGGTGGGTTGGCCTGTTCTGGCTGCACCTCCAAAGCCCTTTTCATTCCTGGTCCACTCACCATGTGCTGTTGCAGACTACCCCTCCCCATGGCCCTGAATGCAAAGATTCCTGAGTGGCTACAATCTTGGGTGACAGAGGCAGGCCTGAGAGGCGAGCTTGCTGGCTGCACACGGAATCTAACATGGACCCTGGGTTCCCACGGCCCAACCTCCTCCGCTCTGAACCAGCAAAGACAGTGGAGCCAGGGTGCCCACCTCATTTCCCACAGCTCTGCTGTAATCAATGGACTTGTGGACATCCTGATGCCCATCTGCAGGGTGTGGAGCAGCAGCTTGGTCTCCTGGGCACTGGCCCAGCTCCGAAGCCTTCTGGACACTCGTATCTGCTTCAGCCATGAGGAGCTGATGTCCCCTTGACCGATTTCTAAGGCCCTGTTGGACTGGAAGTCCAGCTGACTATGAAGGGTGCTTTGGCTCACTAACAGGGGGCTGCGGTTTGTTCTGGGGGAGGTCACAGGCCCCTCACCCCCAGAAGAAATCCCAGTGACTTGTCTCATCCCAGCAAAGGTTAAAGTTCTTTTTGGATTTGGACcatgcctggctctgagctcaggaatcactcctggcggtgctcgggggactatatgggatgccggggatagaatctgggttggccgcatgcaaggcaagagccctctccgctgtcctatcactccagtcctggtTTGCAGTTTTTAAGGACAAAAATGACTCCTTAGGGTCCTCTTAGTGAAGGCATCGGTCCCAGGGAGTGTTCTGGGGGGTTTAAAGGGAAATAAACCTCACTGAAACTGAGCTGTGTCCTGTTTATTTCTGAGGGCTccaggctgatccaggatagggTGGGGGAAAGTTTTAGCTTTGTGGAAAGGGAGTGCAGCTTAGTACCAGGACCTTGAGCCACCTTAGGCTTGGGCCCCTCTGTTCTGTCTTCTCTCCTCTTGCAGGGGGGCTGCTGGGTTATTCCTGGGGCCCCTCCAGACTTGCTTTCTCCCTTATTCCAGGTTCTTTCCTGCTCTGATTCTCTCTGGAATGAATCACTTGTTCAGTAACTATTACTAGATCATCATAATTATTCAGAATCAAATCCTATTGTAGAATAGAATAACTGATATTGTAGTTATAGATGCCTATTGACTAGTATGGATTATAGATCATAACTTATATGCCctaattcaaaattatatatttggtaTAGATATATAATCATAAAATGACTGACTAATACATATATGATAGTATAATATATATGGCAACATTGCAATTTATAATTCCATCTGATCACCAATACACATGGTACAATATATTTACATTGAATAAGACTATCTCATGTTTATGAAACAATTGATGcatataaaattgattttataataGTCACTTATTGACAGTACTAGCATAGCATGCTGTCatttttatcattgttattttattattttcacatcCTATATAGTTggaaaaatcagaagaaaaaactaTTTCCGCATTGTCATGGTCACACTTCTGAACCAGATTTATTACAATTAGTGTAGGAATATTAGCAAAATTTTAGGGAAAACAAAATGGTTTACTCTAAATATTGTTATTATAATCTTTGGCTTTACTATAATTTCTACATATTATATagttatgatatatgatataacaTGTTATATGTAGTTATTGTATCTAGAATATGGTTATTATAATTTCTAGCTCACTagaaggtactcaggggttactctttgctctgtgcttaggaatactaatggtggtgctctagggactgttgctgcaggtgtcttgcgtctcagcatcttCTAGTGGGGACGAAATCCTTCACGAAAGGAAAGCAGGCACACGAATGGACGAATATGACATATGAAATagtgagaccacacaaaataaattgtatggggacccgcgTCTGCAATAgatgtgagacaattttacttttcaagctGGTGATATATAAACACATTTCTGGTATGCAAGGCATTTCCGCAATGACAATAGGCAGGGACTTTAGGAGAAACAACACAAGGGTACcaggccctagaatatacatataaaaaactAGCCACCATCAATGGGCTCAAGTGTTTTTATGTTGATTTTTAGTTCACCTCTTTTCTAGCCACCAAACTGCTTGAGAATTTCATTTGGTAATCCAAGCCCAAGAGTTTGCCTGTCCCTTGGTTCTAAGAAGAAATCAATGGAGAATGTGAAATGACTTAAAGGATTGGTAGTCATTCTTTTTCATGTGAGAGTTCCAAGTTCAATCTCAGACATGGtatcctgaccaccactgggtctGACCCTGGTTAAACCTGTATTTTTGTGTAGCTTCCCAGCCAAAAAAAATCCAGAACTTTCTATATGAAGCCAAGAGCATCATACTTTTTATGCTCTCACAAATCTTTAACAGGAGATTAGATCAAAGCCCAAGTTTTATGCAAATAGAGTAAGTGTTTGAAAACTTTATAAACACAATTCTTTATATTTCTAGAAGGTAATTTCTGCATTTCTTTATGACACTTCTGTCATAGACGTCAAACAGTAGATTCTGAGGGATGATAGAATTTATTTGTGTGATGTTTTTCTGACATATGTTTCACCCCAAATGACACCTCTTCATTGAGGAAGatctaaaatatgaaattatgctATTTTCAAGCAGAGAGAACAAAAGACATGAGAATGTGTTATAAAATGACATATCAAGGAGTTATGTTTGTCAAATTCAGAGAGTCACTTTTGATGTCATTTCTAAcagttattaataatattattattattttggcacACCCaaagacactcagaaatcattcttggcaggctcagtggaccatatgggatgctggggatcgaacccaggcctgttcTGGgtatctgagtgcaaggcaaacaccctacggctgtgcATTCACTCTCACCCCTTTTtctaacattattataaaaaagagtaACACAAGTCTCTGAGTCTATAGGGGTTTACTGAAAATCTTCTGGAAGGCTCTCTTAATATCCTTGTTTCTCAGGCTATAGATGAAGGGGTTCAGCATGGGGACAACCATTGCATACACCACTGAGGTCACAGCAACATTCTTGGAAGAATGGAAAATAACTGAACTGAGGTATACCCCAAGTCCTGTTCCATAAAATAAGCAGACAACACACAGGTGAGAGCCACAGGTGGAAAAGGCTTTGTACCTCCCACCTGTGGATGAGATCCTCAAAATGGAACAGACAATTCTCATGTAAGAGAAAAGAATCCCTGAGATTGGCACAGCACCAAGGACAGCACTGataaaatacattaatatgtTATTGATGGAGGTATCCCCACAGGCAAGTATGATGAGTTGAGGCAGGTCACAGAAAAAATGAGGAACTTCCACATGATTGCAAAAGGTAAGTGGTAGAAGAATCGCCCAATGCAGTTGTGCATTCAAGAAGCAGAAGGAAAAAGATGTCAGAAACAGCAGGCCACAGAGGCGGGGGTTCATGATGACTGTGTAATGTAGGGGGTGACAAATGGCCACAAACCTATCATAAGCCATCACTGTGAGAATAACACtgtccaaaaaagcaaaaaggctAAAGAGAGACAATTGCACCAGGCAGCCTGCATAAGAGATGATTTTGCTCTTTGTGTGGATGTCCCAAATCACCTTTGGAACTGTGGTGGAAGTAAAACCGACATCACTCAGGGACAGGACagagaggaagaagtacatgggggtaTGCAGGTGGGagtctgagctgacagccaggatgATGAGCAGGTTTCCAGTGATGGTGACAAGGTACATGGACAGGAAGAGGCAGAAGAGAAGAGGCTGAACTTGAGGATTATCTGAGAGTCCCAGGAGAAGGAATTCCACAACCCCTGTTCCATTGTGTGGGTCCTTAGCACAGAGACACCttgtgaaaaagaaatgaaaatggtaaATGCACACGTGTTAGGCACAATGACTATATCTGGGACTGAAGAGATGTACAAATGCAGTAATAATACTTGAGTCCTAACCACTTAAACTCTACTTCTTAGTTGTGAACACATGTTCTGAGAGCTTGAAATAACaaatcattgttgttgttgttgttttggtgtttggatcacactcggcatcgctcaggggttacttctggctctacactcagaaatcgctcctagcaggctcgggagaccatatgggatgccaggattcaaaccactgtccttcagcatggaaggcaaacactctacctccatgctatctctccagccttcacaAATCATTGTTAGCACCATAAGTGAATGTGTTACTTGAACTGTATTACAGCTTAAAAAGAGACATTGTGTTGTTGGTAGTGAATGTGTTACTTGAACTGTATTACAGCTTAAAAAGCGACATTGTGTTGTTggcatgagcagtgtatgtgtgaAGAATATGCCCTCTGACTCATCACCATCATAAAAGGAATAACAAACAAGAGAATCAGATTCCtattgtaaaggaaaaatttcccctaagttccctgactgccctgatcacctaccccccttcacaattctgggaacttgtagacccagttacagtttaactttctttctcttctgacaTGGTTctgacctggtcatgttaaccctgtaagcttgtacctaaaccttgcaaaaatgtgattgagcaaatgccagatgtcatatATTTCCTAAAGCAAACcaatctactgtaacttt
Protein-coding sequences here:
- the LOC126029992 gene encoding olfactory receptor 7E24-like, which produces MTRCLCAKDPHNGTGVVEFLLLGLSDNPQVQPLLFCLFLSMYLVTITGNLLIILAVSSDSHLHTPMYFFLSVLSLSDVGFTSTTVPKVIWDIHTKSKIISYAGCLVQLSLFSLFAFLDSVILTVMAYDRFVAICHPLHYTVIMNPRLCGLLFLTSFSFCFLNAQLHWAILLPLTFCNHVEVPHFFCDLPQLIILACGDTSINNILMYFISAVLGAVPISGILFSYMRIVCSILRISSTGGRYKAFSTCGSHLCVVCLFYGTGLGVYLSSVIFHSSKNVAVTSVVYAMVVPMLNPFIYSLRNKDIKRAFQKIFSKPL